The proteins below come from a single Megalops cyprinoides isolate fMegCyp1 chromosome 5, fMegCyp1.pri, whole genome shotgun sequence genomic window:
- the LOC118778244 gene encoding stromelysin-3-like — protein MICSLRRSVSNKSMMRAPRLLSSAFVLHLILFVHSLPVPEGKPSARQKASAGWLQKSHLYSLKKRGRSSHPQDTLKDVSQTKEAHVGVDPPENSTDFWNRPRCGVPDYPREKSGAFVGRQRQKRFVLFGGRWDKTDLTYKIVRFPRQMSKDKVRSILREASQVWSDVTPLTFTEVNHGRADIIIDFTRYWHGDSLPFDGPGGILAHAFFPRTHREGDIHFDYDETWTVGNDLGTDLLQVAAHEFGHVLGLQHSLVPGAVMSPFYSFTYPLQLSEDDKQGIQYLYGSRRPAAPPVSTEMFSNEILTTAPDACQTDFDAVSMIRGELFFFKSRYVWRIRDGRLQKGYPALASRHWQGIPDRVDAAFEDQSGNIWFFQGGSYWVFDAGRQITGPVPVQHLGLPVSDVQAALMWGQGKAQKVYIFKSGRYWRFSPEENRIDTVHPRSMQDWRGVPSNVDGAFQDLYGYVHFLSGKQYWKYDPMDQTVLEGYPRVTGMDFFSCPASNYR, from the exons ATGATTTGCTCTCTCCGCAGGTCCGTCTCGAATAAGAGCATGATGCGGGCTCCTCGGCTTCTGTCCAGCGCTTTCGTCTTGCACCTAATCCTTTTCGTTCATTCTCTGCCAGTACCCGAGGGAAAACCCTCCGCCAGACAAAAAGCTTCGGCG GGCTGGCTGCAGAAGTCTCATCTCTACTCCCtaaagaagagagggagatcCAGCCACCCACAGGACACCCTGAAAGATGTGTCCCAGACCAAAGAGGCCCATGTGGGGGTGGACCCACCTGAGAACAGCACGGATTTCTGGAACCGTCCGCGCTGCGGTGTCCCAGACTACCCCAGGGAGAAGAGTGGGGCCTTTGTGGGGAGGCAGCGGCAGAAGCGATTTGTCCTCTTCGGGGGACGCTGGGACAAAACCGACCTCACCTACAA GATCGTGCGTTTCCCGCGGCAGATGAGCAAAGACAAGGTGCGCAGCATCCTGCGGGAGGCCAGTCAGGTGTGGAGTGACGTCACCCCCCTAACCTTCACCGAAGTCAACCATGGGAGAGCTGACATCATCATCGACTTCACCAG GTACTGGCATGGAGACAGCCTGCCATTTGACGGCCCCGGGGGAATCCTTGCACATGCATTCTTTCCCAGAACACACCGGGAGGGAGACATTCACTTCGACTATGACGAGACTTGGACAGTAGGCAATGATTTGG GTACAGACCTGCTCCAGGTAGCAGCCCATGAGTTTGGCCATGTCCTGGGCCTCCAGCACTCCCTGGTTCCCGGGGCAGTGATGTCACCGTTCTACAGCTTCACCTACCCGCTGCAGCTGAGTGAGGATGATAAGCAGGGGATCCAGTATCTGTACGGCTCACGccgccctgcagctccaccagTCAGCACGGAGATGTTCAGCAATGAGATCCTCACTACTGCC cCGGATGCCTGCCAGACAGATTTTGACGCCGTGTCCATGATCCGAGGAGAGCTCTTCTTCTTCAAGTCACGCTACGTGTGGCGCATCCGAGACGGGCGGCTGCAGAAGGGGTACCCAGCGCTGGCTTCACGCCACTGGCAGGGGATTCCCGACCGCGTCGATGCCGCCTTTGAAGACCAGTCTGGGAACATCTGGTTCTTTCAAG gTGGCAGTTACTGGGTGTTTGACGCAGGTAGACAGATCACAGGGCCGGTCCCTGTGCAGCACCTGGGTCTCCCCGTGTCGGACGTTCAGGCTGCCCTCATGTGGGGGCAGGGTAAGGCTCAGAAGGTCTACATCTTCAAGTCAGGCAGGTACTGGCGATTCAGCCCCGAGGAGAACCGGATCGACACCGTACACCCCCGAAGCATGCAGGACTGGAGGGGCGTCCCCAGCAATGTTGACGGCGCCTTCCAGGATCTATATG GCTACGTCCACTTTCTCAGCGGGAAACAGTACTGGAAGTATGACCCGATGGACCAGACGGTTCTGGAAGGTTACCCTCGTGTTACTGGAATGGACTTCTTTAGTTGCCCTGCGTCTAATTATCGGTAA